A window of Peromyscus eremicus chromosome 7, PerEre_H2_v1, whole genome shotgun sequence contains these coding sequences:
- the LOC131914668 gene encoding LOW QUALITY PROTEIN: olfactory receptor 8G50-like (The sequence of the model RefSeq protein was modified relative to this genomic sequence to represent the inferred CDS: deleted 2 bases in 1 codon): MEEVNQTTVTEFILAGLTENPELQLPLFLIFLGVYVYTVVGNLGMIILILFSSQLHTPMYYLLSSLSFIDCCQSTVITPKMLMNFMTEKNDIPYPECIAQFYFFCVFAVAECHMLAAMAYDRYVAISNPLLYNVTMSNQVCLWMVAGVYGMGFLSATAHTVFLLRVLFCKANTINHYFCDLFPLLELSCSSTFVNEVLALSFSAFNIIVPVMTILSSYIFIIVSILHIQSTGGRSKAFSTCSSHILAVVVFYGSLAFMYLQSSSVSSLGQEKLSSVFYTIVVPMLNPMIYSLRNKDVRVALNSLLENISFFSTKNSFP, encoded by the exons atggaagaagtGAATCAAACCACAGTGACTGAGTTCATCCTCGCTGGGTTAACTGAGAACCCAGAGCTCCAGTTGCCCCTATTCCTCATCTTCCTTGGAGTCTAT GTTTACACAGTTGTGGGAAACCTGGGCATGATCATCTTGATTCTGTTTAGTTCTCAGCTGCACACACCCATGTATTATTTACTCAGTAGTCTGTCCTTTATTGACTGCTGTCAGTCCACTGTCATTACTCCCAAAATGCTGATGAACTTTATGACTGAGAAGAATGACATCCCCTACCCAGAATGCATAGCTCAGTTTTACTTCTTCTGTGTTTTTGCTGTTGCAGAATGTCACATGTTGGCTGCAATGGcatatgaccgctatgtggctaTCTCTAACCCTTTACTTTACAATGTAACCATGTCCAATCAAGTCTGTTTGTGGATGGTAGCTGGGGTATATGGTATGGGGTTTCTAAGTGCCACAGCTCACACTGTCTTCCTGCTGAGGGTTCTTTTCTGTAAGGCTAATACAATAAACCATTACTTCTGTGATCTTTTCCCATTACTGGAGCTCTCTTGCTCTAGTACTTTTGTCAATGAAGTACTAGCACTGTCCTTCAGTGCATTTAATATTATTGTGCCAGTTATGACCATCCttagctcttacattttcatCATTGTCAGCATCCTCCACATTCAGTCCACTGGGGGAAGATCCAAGGCCTTCAGCACCTGCAGCTCCCACATCTTGGCTGTTGTTGTCTTCTATGGGTCATTAGCATTTATGTACCTTCAGTCATCATCAGTCAGCTCTCTGGGCCAAGAGAAACTGTCATCTGTGTTTTATACCATTGTTGTGCCTATGTTGAATCCCATGATCTACAGCCTGAGAAACAAAGATGTCAGAGTCGCCCTAAATTCGTTACTAGAAAACATAAGTTTCTTCTCAACAAAGAACAGTTTTCCTTAG